Proteins co-encoded in one Accipiter gentilis chromosome 5, bAccGen1.1, whole genome shotgun sequence genomic window:
- the PNLDC1 gene encoding poly(A)-specific ribonuclease PNLDC1 isoform X1, protein MEVGAADFQRALPRLRGRVRRAAFLAIDTEFTGLHSTFPQNSQPSLFDSPAERYLKARQSVQRFTVTQLGLAIFSNENSNKYVVHSYNFFLFPSTLGVTDVEFTLSASSIQFLSHYGFDYNKFLKDGIPYMNEVQEKILSQHLLEGSWKVSSALDRDVLKKAIDEVTCWIGAAEEEETMILQDLSGSQMFEVQLVLRQALPNVWTEPLGDKVMVKKVSPQHRQLLENSPDDCCQKELILLSARGFTNLFQTLVTAKKPLVGHNMLMDLMHLHDKFYKPLPESYEEFKRNIHNLFPVLIDTKTVTKSIWKKCQFPPVSNLLEVYAALCSSKDPKDPTCPVIALASDCSKYAEKKSPHEAGYDAFLCGSVLLKSAHLLLCRFTDDAVEADPSFSQYLTVLAEYLNKVNFIRGGVSSINFSGEDAPCRHPPLLVVHVQGWPGLNERQIYQEFKALCRFDVRWLSKNQFILLSNKFKHVRLVLRDYKHHPHLRISVYRHWRHSPRVNCLLQVSSIVALWSLLAFVLGGAPCCSF, encoded by the exons CCATTGATACGGAGTTTACTGGCTTGCATTCAACTTTCCCACAAAATAGCCAGCCCAG CCTGTTTGATTCCCCTGCGGAGCGGTACCTGAAGGCCAGGCAGAGCGTTCAGCGCTTCACTGTTACTCAGCTTG GGCTGGCAATATTCTCAAATGAAAATTCAAACAA GTATGTGGTGCATTCGTAcaacttttttctgtttccctcaaCGCTGGGAGTTACAGATGTCGAATTCACCCTTTCTGCATCTAGCATTCAGTTCCTGTCTCATTATGGCTTTGACTATAATAAG TTCCTCAAAGATGGAATCCCATACATGAATGAGGTACAGGAGAAGATCCTTAGCCAGCATCTCTTGGAGGGTAGCTGGAAAGTCAGCAG TGCCCTGGACAGGGATGTGCTGAAGAAGGCTATTGATGAAGTGACCTGTTGGATAGgtgcagcagaggaagaggagactATGATTCTGCAGGATCTGAGTG gctCTCAGATGTTTGAAGTTCAGCTGGTTCTGAGGCAGGCTCTCCCAAATGTTTGGACAGAGCCTCTTGGAGACAAG GTAATGGTGAAAAAAGTGAGTCCACAGCATCGTCAGCTTCTGGAGAACTCCCCTGATGACTGCTGCCAGAAGGAGCTCATTCTCCTGTCTGCCCGGGGCTTCACCAACCTCTTCCAGACACTTGTTACAGCCAAGAAG CCCCTGGTGGGACACAACATGCTTATGGACCTTATGCATCTTCACGACAAGTTCTACAAGCCCCTTCCAG aaagctaTGAGGAATTTAAAAGGAACATTCACAACCTGTTTCCTGTCCTCATTGACACCAAGACTGTAACAAAATCCATCTGGAAG AAATGTCAGTTTCCTCCAGTATCTAATCTTTTGGAGGTTTATGCGGCTTTGTGCAG CAGCAAAGATCCCAAAGATCCAACGTGCCCCGTGATAGCTCTTGCAAGTGACTGCTCAAAATATG CTGAGAAGAAATCTCCTCACGAGGCAGGCTATGACGCATTTCTCTGTGGTTCAG TTCTTCTGAAGTCAGCTCATTTGCTACTGTGCAGATTTACAGA TGATGCAGTGGAGGCTGATCCTTCTTTCTCTCAGTATCTCACCGTGTTAGCTGAGTATCTGAACAAAGTGAATTTCATCCGAGGTGGTGTTTCAAGCATT aatttttctgGGGAAGATGCTCCCTGCCGACATCCCCCTCTCTTGGTTGTCCATGTCCAAGGCTGGCCTGGGCTGAATGAAAGGCAGATTTACCAGGAGTTTAAAGCTCTTTGTCGCTTTGATGTCAGATGGCTTTCAAAGAACCAGTTCATTCTGCTGTCCAATAAATTTAAGCA TGTCAGGCTTGTTCTGCGAGATTATAAGCATCACCCTCATCTGCGGATTTCTGTCTATCGCCACTGGAGACACTCTCCACGTGTGAACTGCCTGCTGCA AGTCTCTAGTATTGTGGCACTGTGGTCTCTCTTGGCCTTTGTACTCGGAGGAGCTCCTTGCTGTTCATTCTAA
- the PNLDC1 gene encoding poly(A)-specific ribonuclease PNLDC1 isoform X2 — protein sequence MEVGAADFQRALPRLRGRVRRAAFLAIDTEFTGLHSTFPQNSQPSLFDSPAERYLKARQSVQRFTVTQLGLAIFSNENSNKYVVHSYNFFLFPSTLGVTDVEFTLSASSIQFLSHYGFDYNKFLKDGIPYMNEVQEKILSQHLLEGSWKVSSALDRDVLKKAIDEVTCWIGAAEEEETMILQDLSGSQMFEVQLVLRQALPNVWTEPLGDKVMVKKVSPQHRQLLENSPDDCCQKELILLSARGFTNLFQTLVTAKKPLVGHNMLMDLMHLHDKFYKPLPESYEEFKRNIHNLFPVLIDTKTVTKSIWKKCQFPPVSNLLEVYAALCSKDPKDPTCPVIALASDCSKYAEKKSPHEAGYDAFLCGSVLLKSAHLLLCRFTDDAVEADPSFSQYLTVLAEYLNKVNFIRGGVSSINFSGEDAPCRHPPLLVVHVQGWPGLNERQIYQEFKALCRFDVRWLSKNQFILLSNKFKHVRLVLRDYKHHPHLRISVYRHWRHSPRVNCLLQVSSIVALWSLLAFVLGGAPCCSF from the exons CCATTGATACGGAGTTTACTGGCTTGCATTCAACTTTCCCACAAAATAGCCAGCCCAG CCTGTTTGATTCCCCTGCGGAGCGGTACCTGAAGGCCAGGCAGAGCGTTCAGCGCTTCACTGTTACTCAGCTTG GGCTGGCAATATTCTCAAATGAAAATTCAAACAA GTATGTGGTGCATTCGTAcaacttttttctgtttccctcaaCGCTGGGAGTTACAGATGTCGAATTCACCCTTTCTGCATCTAGCATTCAGTTCCTGTCTCATTATGGCTTTGACTATAATAAG TTCCTCAAAGATGGAATCCCATACATGAATGAGGTACAGGAGAAGATCCTTAGCCAGCATCTCTTGGAGGGTAGCTGGAAAGTCAGCAG TGCCCTGGACAGGGATGTGCTGAAGAAGGCTATTGATGAAGTGACCTGTTGGATAGgtgcagcagaggaagaggagactATGATTCTGCAGGATCTGAGTG gctCTCAGATGTTTGAAGTTCAGCTGGTTCTGAGGCAGGCTCTCCCAAATGTTTGGACAGAGCCTCTTGGAGACAAG GTAATGGTGAAAAAAGTGAGTCCACAGCATCGTCAGCTTCTGGAGAACTCCCCTGATGACTGCTGCCAGAAGGAGCTCATTCTCCTGTCTGCCCGGGGCTTCACCAACCTCTTCCAGACACTTGTTACAGCCAAGAAG CCCCTGGTGGGACACAACATGCTTATGGACCTTATGCATCTTCACGACAAGTTCTACAAGCCCCTTCCAG aaagctaTGAGGAATTTAAAAGGAACATTCACAACCTGTTTCCTGTCCTCATTGACACCAAGACTGTAACAAAATCCATCTGGAAG AAATGTCAGTTTCCTCCAGTATCTAATCTTTTGGAGGTTTATGCGGCTTTGTGCAG CAAAGATCCCAAAGATCCAACGTGCCCCGTGATAGCTCTTGCAAGTGACTGCTCAAAATATG CTGAGAAGAAATCTCCTCACGAGGCAGGCTATGACGCATTTCTCTGTGGTTCAG TTCTTCTGAAGTCAGCTCATTTGCTACTGTGCAGATTTACAGA TGATGCAGTGGAGGCTGATCCTTCTTTCTCTCAGTATCTCACCGTGTTAGCTGAGTATCTGAACAAAGTGAATTTCATCCGAGGTGGTGTTTCAAGCATT aatttttctgGGGAAGATGCTCCCTGCCGACATCCCCCTCTCTTGGTTGTCCATGTCCAAGGCTGGCCTGGGCTGAATGAAAGGCAGATTTACCAGGAGTTTAAAGCTCTTTGTCGCTTTGATGTCAGATGGCTTTCAAAGAACCAGTTCATTCTGCTGTCCAATAAATTTAAGCA TGTCAGGCTTGTTCTGCGAGATTATAAGCATCACCCTCATCTGCGGATTTCTGTCTATCGCCACTGGAGACACTCTCCACGTGTGAACTGCCTGCTGCA AGTCTCTAGTATTGTGGCACTGTGGTCTCTCTTGGCCTTTGTACTCGGAGGAGCTCCTTGCTGTTCATTCTAA
- the PNLDC1 gene encoding poly(A)-specific ribonuclease PNLDC1 isoform X3 yields the protein MKIQTSMWCIRTTFFCFPQRWELQMSNSPFLHLAFSSCLIMALTIISALDRDVLKKAIDEVTCWIGAAEEEETMILQDLSGSQMFEVQLVLRQALPNVWTEPLGDKVMVKKVSPQHRQLLENSPDDCCQKELILLSARGFTNLFQTLVTAKKPLVGHNMLMDLMHLHDKFYKPLPESYEEFKRNIHNLFPVLIDTKTVTKSIWKKCQFPPVSNLLEVYAALCSSKDPKDPTCPVIALASDCSKYAEKKSPHEAGYDAFLCGSVLLKSAHLLLCRFTDDAVEADPSFSQYLTVLAEYLNKVNFIRGGVSSINFSGEDAPCRHPPLLVVHVQGWPGLNERQIYQEFKALCRFDVRWLSKNQFILLSNKFKHVRLVLRDYKHHPHLRISVYRHWRHSPRVNCLLQVSSIVALWSLLAFVLGGAPCCSF from the exons ATGAAAATTCAAACAA GTATGTGGTGCATTCGTAcaacttttttctgtttccctcaaCGCTGGGAGTTACAGATGTCGAATTCACCCTTTCTGCATCTAGCATTCAGTTCCTGTCTCATTATGGCTTTGACTATAATAAG TGCCCTGGACAGGGATGTGCTGAAGAAGGCTATTGATGAAGTGACCTGTTGGATAGgtgcagcagaggaagaggagactATGATTCTGCAGGATCTGAGTG gctCTCAGATGTTTGAAGTTCAGCTGGTTCTGAGGCAGGCTCTCCCAAATGTTTGGACAGAGCCTCTTGGAGACAAG GTAATGGTGAAAAAAGTGAGTCCACAGCATCGTCAGCTTCTGGAGAACTCCCCTGATGACTGCTGCCAGAAGGAGCTCATTCTCCTGTCTGCCCGGGGCTTCACCAACCTCTTCCAGACACTTGTTACAGCCAAGAAG CCCCTGGTGGGACACAACATGCTTATGGACCTTATGCATCTTCACGACAAGTTCTACAAGCCCCTTCCAG aaagctaTGAGGAATTTAAAAGGAACATTCACAACCTGTTTCCTGTCCTCATTGACACCAAGACTGTAACAAAATCCATCTGGAAG AAATGTCAGTTTCCTCCAGTATCTAATCTTTTGGAGGTTTATGCGGCTTTGTGCAG CAGCAAAGATCCCAAAGATCCAACGTGCCCCGTGATAGCTCTTGCAAGTGACTGCTCAAAATATG CTGAGAAGAAATCTCCTCACGAGGCAGGCTATGACGCATTTCTCTGTGGTTCAG TTCTTCTGAAGTCAGCTCATTTGCTACTGTGCAGATTTACAGA TGATGCAGTGGAGGCTGATCCTTCTTTCTCTCAGTATCTCACCGTGTTAGCTGAGTATCTGAACAAAGTGAATTTCATCCGAGGTGGTGTTTCAAGCATT aatttttctgGGGAAGATGCTCCCTGCCGACATCCCCCTCTCTTGGTTGTCCATGTCCAAGGCTGGCCTGGGCTGAATGAAAGGCAGATTTACCAGGAGTTTAAAGCTCTTTGTCGCTTTGATGTCAGATGGCTTTCAAAGAACCAGTTCATTCTGCTGTCCAATAAATTTAAGCA TGTCAGGCTTGTTCTGCGAGATTATAAGCATCACCCTCATCTGCGGATTTCTGTCTATCGCCACTGGAGACACTCTCCACGTGTGAACTGCCTGCTGCA AGTCTCTAGTATTGTGGCACTGTGGTCTCTCTTGGCCTTTGTACTCGGAGGAGCTCCTTGCTGTTCATTCTAA